The Bos taurus isolate L1 Dominette 01449 registration number 42190680 breed Hereford chromosome 13, ARS-UCD2.0, whole genome shotgun sequence genome contains a region encoding:
- the COX4I2 gene encoding cytochrome c oxidase subunit 4 isoform 2, mitochondrial isoform X2, with protein MTFRAAWSLTLRQGGLGIRGIHSPGSTAHGKEKMPPYTNYHAQRSYPMPEEPFCMELNAEQRALKEKEKGSWTQLSHAEKVARLLIWWQRVYVFRKKPITLTDEWKAQQLQRILDMKGNPVQGLASRWDYERKEWKK; from the exons ATGACCTTCAGAGCTGCCTGGAGCTTGACCCTGAGGCAAGGGGGCCTTGGAATTCGAGGGATCCACAGCCCAGGAAGCACCG CCCACGGCAAGGAGAAGATGCCTCCCTACACTAACTACCATGCCCAGCGCtcctaccccatgcccgaggagCCCTTCTGCATGGAACTCAACGCTGAGCAGCGGGCCctcaaggagaaggagaagggcagcTGGACCCAGCTGAGCCACGCCGAGAAGGTGGCCC GTCTGCTGATTTGGTGGCAGCGGGTCTATG TGTTCCGTAAGAAGCCCATCACCCTGACGGATGAGTGGAAGGCCCAGCAGCTCCAGCGCATCCTGGACATGAAGGGCAACCCCGTGCAAGGCCTGGCCTCCCGGTGGGACTATGAGAGGAAGGAGTGGAAGAAGTGA
- the COX4I2 gene encoding cytochrome c oxidase subunit 4 isoform 2, mitochondrial isoform X1 — MTFRAAWSLTLRQGGLGIRGIHSPGSTAHGKEKMPPYTNYHAQRSYPMPEEPFCMELNAEQRALKEKEKGSWTQLSHAEKVALYRLQFHQTFAEMNRRSNEWKTVMGCVFFFCGFTGLLIWWQRVYVFRKKPITLTDEWKAQQLQRILDMKGNPVQGLASRWDYERKEWKK; from the exons ATGACCTTCAGAGCTGCCTGGAGCTTGACCCTGAGGCAAGGGGGCCTTGGAATTCGAGGGATCCACAGCCCAGGAAGCACCG CCCACGGCAAGGAGAAGATGCCTCCCTACACTAACTACCATGCCCAGCGCtcctaccccatgcccgaggagCCCTTCTGCATGGAACTCAACGCTGAGCAGCGGGCCctcaaggagaaggagaagggcagcTGGACCCAGCTGAGCCACGCCGAGAAGGTGGCCC TGTACCGGCTCCAGTTCCATCAGACCTTCGCAGAGATGAACCGCCGCTCCAACGAGTGGAAGACAGTGATGGGctgtgtctttttcttctgtggaTTCACAGGTCTGCTGATTTGGTGGCAGCGGGTCTATG TGTTCCGTAAGAAGCCCATCACCCTGACGGATGAGTGGAAGGCCCAGCAGCTCCAGCGCATCCTGGACATGAAGGGCAACCCCGTGCAAGGCCTGGCCTCCCGGTGGGACTATGAGAGGAAGGAGTGGAAGAAGTGA